The window CTCTACGAAAAGCTTGTGCGACTGGCGAAACAGGCAGGCATGTCGCCTGAGCAGTACGCCGCAAAGCTGGGAACAGAGCGCTTCTTCGAAAAGACCAGGCCGCGAGGAGCAGGAAAAATCCGAAACCTCCCGGTGCCACAAAGGAATCAGGACTCAATAGGGCCTGAAAAAGGAGGGACTGATGAAGGCCCTGATTAGCGAATCCGCAGAATCGCGGACACAAAAAAGCCGCCTGGCGGGGCGGCTTCTTCTAAGTACAGCGGTAACTCATCTGTGAGGTCAATCATGACTGAATCGAAACTCTCAGGCAAGGGGCTTATCAGTCCCGCGCCACAAAATTCTAGCTGCGAATCTGTGGCGCGGAAAGACATCGAGCAACTCCTTACCGCTGACCAAGCTAGGGAGTTGTTTAAGATCCAGGACGGAAAGCTTGTAAATCTGGTCAGGCGTGGCAGCAGGGCCATGCCCGGCATGTTTGCAGGATCTCCAAACAGCGACGGCTACCTTCGCGTGAAGATCAACAACGTTGCTTTTCGGGTGCATCGCGTTATCTGGCTGATCACCTACGGCGAATGGCCAGAAGGTCAGATCGACCACATTAACGGCGTTCGTGATGATAACCGCATTGAAAATCTGCGCGCCGTAAGCGTCGTAGGTAATCAGCAGAACCAGCACATGCGTGTTGACAACACTTCGGGCACGACCGGCGTGCGCCTGGAAAGTGGTGCCTGGACCGCAAAGATTCGAGTGCGCGGAAAGCGGCTGCACCTGGGGCGATTCAAATCTCTAGAGGAAGCCGCTGCCGCCCGTAAATCCGCTGAGCTTCTTTACGGATTCCACCCGAACCACGGGAGGACAGATTCTGAGCGTCGTAACGGCGCCAAATCGTTCGGCACCCATAGCATCATGAGGTCCGCATAATGGCCCGCGCCCGCAACATTAAGCCAGCCCTGTTCAAGAACGAAGTCCTCGGCGTGGCTGACCCCATGCTGACTCTGCTTTTTGAGGGTCTTTGGCTGCTCGCTGATAAGGCTGGGCGACTGGAAGATCGCCCTCTGCGCATTAAGGGTGAGCTTTTCCCCTATCGCGATGGTGTGGATATCGAAGGTCTTCTGTCTTGGCTTGCTAGGGAAGACTTCATCGTTCGATACACCGTGAGCGGTAAGCGCTATATCCAGGTGCAGAACTTCGACAAACATCAGAACCCGCATCGTAATGAGCCGGAGTCGATTATCCCTTCTGCGTCAGAGGGTTGTATCAGTACCGATTTTGGCGGGACTGCTTCTGCCAATCTCGGTAGCGCTCGGGCTGATTCTCTGATTCCTGATTCCGGATCCCTGACTGCTGATACCCGAAACACGTCAACGCCTACGGCATTGCCGACTCCGGCGAGTGACGACCTTTTCCCGAAGTTCTGGAAGCTGTACCCGAACAAGAAGGGCAAGGCGGCTGCGGAGAAGGCGTGGAAGAAACTCAAGGTCACTGACGACCTGTTCACCCTGATCGCCCAGGGCCTGGCCAAGCAGTGTGCCTCCCCCGGCTGGATCAAGGACAAAGGCCAATTCATCCCGCACCCGGCTACCTGGCTCAACGGCAAGCGCTGGGAAGACGAGGTCGAGGTTCCTGCTGACAACGTCCACCACCTGCCAACCAGTCGGCACCATGGCTTTGCTGAGCGCGACTACACCGCAGGCTTGAAACGTCGGGAGGACGGCAGCTATGCGCTCTGAAAAAGTAGTCCAGATCGATCAAGGCGCGGTCGTTGCCCGCATTCAGCCAGCCGAGTGCGAGAAGCACGGCCCCTTCGAGCAGAAGGTCACCATGTTGCTGGGCAAGGCACTGCGAAGCCACTGCCCTGAATGCGCTCGTATCGCCAAGGAGGAGCGAGAGGCTCGCGCCGAGGCCGAACAGGCCCTGAACGTGCGCCTGGCGATCTCCCGAAAGCTGGGCGACTCGCTGATCCCGAAACGCTTCGCTGATCGCTCGCTGGCGAACTACAAAGCCGAGCACAAGGGCCAAGCCGAGGCGCTGCGCTTCTGCAGGCACTACGTGAAGACCTTCGACCAGATCGCCGAGAACGGGCGCTGCATGGTGCTCCTGGGCAAGCCAGGCACCGGCAAGACCCACCTGGGCGCCGGCATGGCTAACGACCTGATGCGCAGCACCTCGCACTCGGCGGTGTACCGCACTGTCGGCTCGATCCTGCAGGCCATCCGTGCCACCTACGACCGCTCCAGTGAGGCGACCGAGGCCAGCATCCTGGCCAGCCTGATCGAGCCATCCCTGCTGGTGCTGGACGAGGTAGGCGTTAGCAAGGAGCAGCCCAGCGACTTCGAGCTGACCACTCTGTTCGCGATCATCAACGGTCGCTACGAGCAGGTGAAGCCAACCGTGGTGATCTCCAACCTGAGTCCCGAGCATCTGCCGGTGGCCATGGGCGAGCGCTGCGTTGACCGCCTGCGCGAGGGCGGAATGATCGTTGTCCCGTTCGAGTGGGAATCGCACCGCGGCAAGGAGGGCGTCTGATGATCGTTATCGCATGCGGTGGCCGAGACTTCGCTGATGGTGCGT of the Pseudomonas asiatica genome contains:
- a CDS encoding ATP-binding protein; this translates as MRSEKVVQIDQGAVVARIQPAECEKHGPFEQKVTMLLGKALRSHCPECARIAKEEREARAEAEQALNVRLAISRKLGDSLIPKRFADRSLANYKAEHKGQAEALRFCRHYVKTFDQIAENGRCMVLLGKPGTGKTHLGAGMANDLMRSTSHSAVYRTVGSILQAIRATYDRSSEATEASILASLIEPSLLVLDEVGVSKEQPSDFELTTLFAIINGRYEQVKPTVVISNLSPEHLPVAMGERCVDRLREGGMIVVPFEWESHRGKEGV
- a CDS encoding HNH endonuclease, which gives rise to MTESKLSGKGLISPAPQNSSCESVARKDIEQLLTADQARELFKIQDGKLVNLVRRGSRAMPGMFAGSPNSDGYLRVKINNVAFRVHRVIWLITYGEWPEGQIDHINGVRDDNRIENLRAVSVVGNQQNQHMRVDNTSGTTGVRLESGAWTAKIRVRGKRLHLGRFKSLEEAAAARKSAELLYGFHPNHGRTDSERRNGAKSFGTHSIMRSA
- a CDS encoding phage replication protein; protein product: MARARNIKPALFKNEVLGVADPMLTLLFEGLWLLADKAGRLEDRPLRIKGELFPYRDGVDIEGLLSWLAREDFIVRYTVSGKRYIQVQNFDKHQNPHRNEPESIIPSASEGCISTDFGGTASANLGSARADSLIPDSGSLTADTRNTSTPTALPTPASDDLFPKFWKLYPNKKGKAAAEKAWKKLKVTDDLFTLIAQGLAKQCASPGWIKDKGQFIPHPATWLNGKRWEDEVEVPADNVHHLPTSRHHGFAERDYTAGLKRREDGSYAL